The genomic DNA GTCGGGATCCTCTACACGGAAGACCTGCTCGCCCGCTTCAGATTGTTCAGGACAGCGCTGCTGCGACTCCTCAGCCGTCATCCGACCGTCCTGATCAAGTTCTCGTACGTGACGCGCGGCGATGCGAGCGAGGTGCATCCCAAGGTCCAGGCGAAGGCCAAGATCCTGGAGGCGCAGTTCTCCAACGCCTTCGCCGTCTCCACCGGCGAGGTCGAGTTCCTGGGCCCCGCGGAACTCTGGAAGCGGGCCAGCACCCTCCCCTCGTACACCCTGGAGCTCCCCTACCGGGAGAGCATCACGCACGGGACGAGCCATATCGCCCTCGTCTCCCTGGGCGAGTACATCGACTTCCTCAGCGACGAGACCGGGGCGATCAAGTCCCACATCTTCGACTGGAACGTCCGTGACTACCAGGGAAACGTCGAGGTGAACCGGGAGATCACAGCGTCTCTCCAGAACCCGGAAGCACCCGAATTCTGGTGGCTCAACAACGGCATCACCATCGTGTGCTCGCAGGCGACCTCGGTCGGGAAACGACTCAGCCTCTCCGACGTGCAGATCGTCAACGGTCTCCAGACGTCGTACACGCTCCACGAAACGCTCCACGACCTCTACGCCACCGATCCCACCGACGCCGTCTTCGACCGGCTGGTGCAGGTGCGCATTCTCGTCACCGTGGACCAAGCGGCTCGTGACTCCGTCATCCGTGCCACCAACCGGCAGACCAGCGTGCCGGTCGCCTCGCTCCGGGCCACGGACGACATCCAGCGGCAGATCGAGTCGTACTTCCTCGAGCACGACTGGTTCTACGACCGGCGCAAGAACTTCTACCGAAACCAGGGCAAGTCGACCAACCGTATCGTCAGCATCCCGCTGCTCGCACAGTCAGTGATGGCCATGGCCCTGGGACAGCCCGACTACGCGCGCGCCCGCCCCTCGAGCCTGCTCAAATCGGACTCGGACTATCGCCGCGTCTTCTCCGACAAGACGGAACTCCCTGTCTACCTGTGGCTGGCCAGAGTGCAACGCCAAGTCGATGAGTATCTGCAGTCGGTATCGGATCCCGCCGTCCGTTCCCTGCACACCAACCTCCGCTTCCATCTCGCCATGCTCGGTGCCGTAGACCTCGTGGGCCGTGTGTTCAGCAAGCCGGAGACCCTGAACAACGCCGCCCGGGAGGATGTCTTCCCGACATCCACGCGCCTCGAATCGCTGTGGACGTCGCTCCAGGAGCAATTCGACGCATTCCAGCGCGAGAGCCGATCGGGGCCGGACAAGACCGCGAAGAGCAGCGAGTTCGTCACCTACCTGACGGCCAACCTCGGATACGGCAGCCTCCGCCGCAGGTGATCCCGGAGCACGGTCCGCCGGGCGGCGCGGATGGGACAATGAGCGGGTGACC from Streptomyces sp. NBC_01478 includes the following:
- a CDS encoding AIPR family protein, which translates into the protein MSANDRVLINQMIEERRNARAVPLSFDAAFERFASEHALHGFGLSEEEIEAGVIGGANDGGIDGVYVFLGGRLLHEDSEILQQTSAVSNVEQGTQLTLWLVQAKTSPGFSEVALDKVASTCTNLLDMEVDEATVGILYTEDLLARFRLFRTALLRLLSRHPTVLIKFSYVTRGDASEVHPKVQAKAKILEAQFSNAFAVSTGEVEFLGPAELWKRASTLPSYTLELPYRESITHGTSHIALVSLGEYIDFLSDETGAIKSHIFDWNVRDYQGNVEVNREITASLQNPEAPEFWWLNNGITIVCSQATSVGKRLSLSDVQIVNGLQTSYTLHETLHDLYATDPTDAVFDRLVQVRILVTVDQAARDSVIRATNRQTSVPVASLRATDDIQRQIESYFLEHDWFYDRRKNFYRNQGKSTNRIVSIPLLAQSVMAMALGQPDYARARPSSLLKSDSDYRRVFSDKTELPVYLWLARVQRQVDEYLQSVSDPAVRSLHTNLRFHLAMLGAVDLVGRVFSKPETLNNAAREDVFPTSTRLESLWTSLQEQFDAFQRESRSGPDKTAKSSEFVTYLTANLGYGSLRRR